The following coding sequences lie in one Polynucleobacter asymbioticus genomic window:
- a CDS encoding patatin-like phospholipase family protein, whose product MKYLKILGFLLLGLVVSIVCLYLAYANKKPWLNQPLKFEPSITNVGLGTKILGDHTDNFSTVVVLTFSGGGTRAAAFSYGVLEGLRDSKIGKGAFNRTLLDEVDLVSGVSGGSILASYFVAFGSETFKSFKDQFLYADFETNLVKSSLRPDRLFGMMSPWYGRGDVLVEQLNNLFQDKTFSNLPDRPRLLVSATDLATSRPFPFTEEQFSLICSDLRSVPLAYAVGSSSSVPVVFSPIVLQNYSNTSACIHKSPITLNTKYKHNYHMDGLYEDKSSYLNSPDRRYIHLVDGAVSDNLGLLSLLEQSKSESIASLVDSAPKNSVHNLVFIVVNSEIPPLRAIDQSGVVPNVGQVINAIRTTKNSQASADLSRVLKTSIGSWEKQLRARNDSRSPFANDIQIHLVMVNLLDTPDLALRDKLVNVSTTLQLPKDVVDDLIGAGRLTLYSQSSYANLMKTLGK is encoded by the coding sequence ATGAAATATTTAAAAATTCTGGGATTTTTATTATTAGGCCTAGTAGTTTCAATAGTTTGCCTCTACCTAGCCTATGCAAATAAAAAGCCTTGGCTTAATCAACCTCTCAAGTTTGAGCCATCAATAACTAATGTAGGCCTCGGCACAAAAATCCTTGGTGACCACACAGATAATTTCTCTACAGTAGTCGTTTTAACTTTTTCAGGGGGCGGTACTCGGGCCGCTGCTTTTTCATATGGTGTTTTAGAGGGATTGCGAGATTCGAAAATAGGTAAAGGGGCTTTTAATAGAACATTACTTGATGAGGTGGATCTGGTAAGCGGCGTTTCTGGGGGGAGCATTCTGGCTTCCTATTTTGTTGCATTTGGCTCAGAGACTTTCAAATCATTTAAAGACCAGTTTTTATATGCAGATTTTGAAACTAACCTAGTTAAATCCTCTCTACGGCCAGATAGACTTTTCGGAATGATGTCACCGTGGTATGGACGGGGGGACGTATTGGTTGAGCAGTTAAATAATTTGTTTCAAGATAAAACATTTTCAAATTTGCCGGATAGGCCGCGTCTGCTGGTCTCTGCAACCGATTTAGCTACAAGTAGACCATTTCCTTTTACAGAAGAGCAATTTTCATTAATATGTTCCGATTTAAGGTCTGTTCCCCTTGCATATGCTGTTGGCTCATCATCGTCAGTTCCAGTAGTATTTAGCCCTATCGTTTTGCAAAACTATTCCAATACGAGTGCGTGTATTCATAAATCTCCCATTACATTAAATACAAAATATAAGCACAACTATCATATGGATGGGCTTTATGAAGATAAGAGTTCTTACTTAAATTCTCCAGATAGAAGATATATACACCTGGTAGATGGAGCTGTTTCTGACAATCTTGGTCTTTTATCCTTATTAGAGCAATCAAAATCAGAAAGCATTGCATCTCTGGTTGATTCTGCCCCCAAAAATTCCGTACATAATCTTGTATTCATAGTTGTGAACTCTGAAATTCCTCCACTAAGAGCAATTGACCAAAGTGGGGTAGTGCCAAATGTGGGTCAGGTAATTAATGCCATTCGCACGACAAAAAATTCCCAAGCTTCTGCAGACTTAAGTAGGGTGCTTAAAACGTCTATTGGCAGCTGGGAAAAGCAATTAAGAGCTAGAAATGATTCGAGATCTCCATTTGCAAACGATATTCAAATTCATTTAGTAATGGTTAACCTTTTAGATACCCCTGATCTAGCATTGCGCGATAAATTAGTAAATGTTTCAACTACACTTCAACTTCCCAAGGATGTAGTTGACGATTTAATAGGTGCTGGCAGGCTAACTCTTTATTCTCAATCTTCATATGCTAATTTAATGAAAACCCTTGGAAAATAA
- a CDS encoding Gfo/Idh/MocA family oxidoreductase — MKCIRIGYGTIAHIHEQAFSKLNVQTIGVLESDPLRIEQIRQAGLKPLGSVEEAIALHPDFFDICTPTRVHAEILQAISALNPYANILIEKPICDFEDIALVNAVLASHKGHIVVNENYCSSAITQAVKDKVLALALTPTRVIVEMTKHRGKDYLKGRFIDNALGALGYEGSHLLALIGELGEAYAAAEILETDIDSVALKTMGLSHQGGAFMKYIATNGCIVELYTSMSGIIGYPCPPFALPEQRIAEDDASTRYRILRIDGIDPQNTPYQIIGCFEPIGVLPRRQGCLLVFRNYVLDHQINAIEDDTMIQHLNRSMRCFSNIGPNPCSVRRALQDVTKLHEWARSGWFDMDDSNDVLGSEEGSRARIDESRRFKIMTPPYIA, encoded by the coding sequence ATGAAATGCATCCGCATTGGCTATGGGACAATCGCCCATATTCACGAACAAGCGTTCAGTAAGTTGAACGTTCAAACCATCGGCGTCCTTGAGTCAGATCCACTGCGCATTGAGCAGATCAGACAGGCGGGCCTGAAACCATTAGGGTCGGTAGAGGAAGCAATCGCCCTGCATCCTGATTTTTTTGATATTTGTACGCCAACGCGTGTGCATGCAGAAATATTACAGGCTATCAGCGCGCTCAACCCTTATGCGAATATTCTGATCGAAAAACCGATCTGCGATTTTGAGGATATTGCCCTAGTCAATGCAGTACTAGCAAGCCACAAAGGGCATATTGTTGTAAATGAAAATTACTGTTCCTCTGCAATCACTCAGGCAGTCAAGGATAAGGTCCTGGCACTCGCTTTGACCCCGACCCGGGTTATCGTAGAAATGACCAAACATCGCGGCAAAGACTATCTGAAAGGACGGTTTATTGACAACGCTCTTGGAGCGCTTGGCTATGAGGGATCACATCTATTAGCGCTCATCGGCGAACTCGGCGAGGCCTATGCCGCTGCAGAGATTCTGGAAACAGACATCGACAGTGTCGCTCTCAAGACTATGGGGTTGTCGCATCAGGGTGGTGCGTTCATGAAATATATTGCAACCAATGGCTGCATCGTTGAGCTGTACACATCGATGTCCGGGATCATTGGTTACCCTTGCCCACCATTTGCCCTTCCTGAGCAGCGCATAGCAGAGGATGATGCGTCGACGCGTTATAGAATTTTGCGGATTGACGGGATAGATCCGCAGAACACGCCCTATCAGATTATCGGGTGCTTTGAACCAATTGGTGTTCTTCCTAGACGCCAGGGCTGTCTGCTGGTGTTCCGTAACTATGTACTTGACCATCAGATCAATGCGATAGAGGATGACACGATGATCCAGCATTTAAATAGGTCAATGCGATGTTTTTCGAACATCGGCCCGAATCCCTGTTCTGTCAGGCGGGCCTTACAAGATGTCACAAAGCTGCATGAATGGGCACGCAGCGGATGGTTCGATATGGACGACTCGAATGATGTACTCGGCAGTGAGGAAGGCTCGAGAGCAAGAATTGACGAATCCAGACGCTTCAAAATCATGACGCCTCCGTATATTGCGTGA
- a CDS encoding sugar phosphate isomerase/epimerase family protein, protein MQTKGDVPQFGWCGHPKHAVLMQQAGVDYFEGQLAPMQLEDDTAFANAKAQIRDLALPARAFNMLFPAYLKIVGPEKDTRRNRNYFDRVAELLAIAKTDILVLGSGASRNIPEGWSAEQAEADFLTTLTWCTEGLKGLETTLVIEPLNRKESSLINSVADGVRIAKVFNHPRVRALADFFHMDQESEALDVLSRDTGWLAHLHLADTGRLNPGTGSYDYGSFFRNIKQGGFSGRLSVEGYIQGDPLTAMRESLDFLRHSWLNSHS, encoded by the coding sequence ATGCAAACCAAAGGTGATGTACCCCAATTCGGCTGGTGTGGCCATCCAAAACATGCCGTGCTGATGCAACAGGCGGGAGTTGACTATTTTGAGGGGCAGCTTGCTCCGATGCAACTTGAAGATGATACCGCCTTTGCAAATGCCAAAGCACAAATCAGAGACCTTGCCCTACCGGCGCGAGCATTCAACATGCTCTTCCCTGCTTATTTAAAAATTGTAGGTCCTGAAAAAGATACACGTCGAAACCGCAACTATTTTGATCGGGTCGCCGAACTTCTGGCAATTGCCAAGACTGACATTCTGGTTCTAGGAAGCGGTGCGAGCAGAAATATTCCAGAGGGCTGGAGCGCCGAACAAGCAGAAGCAGACTTCCTCACCACGCTCACATGGTGCACAGAAGGTCTGAAAGGTCTCGAGACTACTCTAGTCATCGAACCCCTAAACCGCAAGGAATCCAGTCTCATCAACAGTGTCGCCGATGGCGTACGGATCGCAAAAGTATTCAATCACCCCCGGGTACGCGCGCTAGCAGACTTCTTTCATATGGATCAGGAGTCCGAAGCACTCGACGTGTTGTCTAGAGATACAGGCTGGCTAGCACACCTTCACCTTGCAGATACAGGTCGGCTGAATCCAGGGACAGGATCGTATGACTATGGCTCTTTTTTTAGAAATATTAAACAAGGTGGCTTTTCTGGTCGACTGAGCGTCGAAGGCTATATTCAGGGTGATCCACTCACCGCTATGCGCGAAAGTCTTGATTTTTTAAGACATTCCTGGCTCAATTCCCATTCCTGA